The nucleotide window AGCTGTTTTTATAGACCTAAATCGACGATAATCAGTAGACTATCATTGTTTACAATGTCTTTCAAAGGACAACATCCACTCACAAAACATGGTCAATTTAACCCCTAATCCTAGTTACAGCTTAACTCTTCGGGTTGAACTGCCGAATCGGACAGGAAATCTCGCCGCCGTAGCCCAAGCGATCGCCAATGTCGGGGGCAGTTTAGGACAGATTTCTTTAATTGAACGGACACTGAAAATTAGTAAACGAGAATTAACCGTTGATGCGTCTAGCACCGAACACGCAGAACAAATTGTCGCCGCCGTTAAAGCCATCCCAGACGTTAAAGTTCTCAAAATTTCCGATCGTACCTTTGATCTGCACCGTCAAGGCAAAATCTCCATCGAAAGCCGAATTCCTCTGGCCTCTCAGTCAGACTTAGCAATGGCTTACACCCCTGGAGTAGGACGCATTTGTAAAGCGATCGCCGATGAACCCGAAAAAGTATTTTCTCTGACCATTAAAAATAATACCGTTGCGATCGTTACCGATGGGTCGGCGGTATTGGGATTAGGAAATTTAGGGCCCGAAGCCGCCTTACCCGTGATGGAAGGTAAAGCCATGCTCTTTAAAGAATTTGCCGGGGTAGATGCTTTTCCTATCTGTCTAGCCACTCAAGACACAGAAGCTATTATTGCAACGGTTAAAAATATTGCGCCGGTTTTTGGGGGAGTTAACCTAGAAGATATTAGTGCCCCTCGTTGTTTTGAAGTAGAAAGACGACTCAGAGAAGAACTTGATATTCCTGTCTTCCATGACGATCAACATGGTACAGCCATTGTGAGTCTAGCGGCCTTAATTAATGCTCTGAAATTTACAGCTAAATCTATAGAAGCCGTAAAAATCGTCATAAATGGGGCAGGAGCAGCCGGAATAGCCATCGCTTATCTCTTAAAAAAAGCCGGAGCGCAAGATATATGGCTGTGTGACTCCAAAGGCATTCTCTCGAAAAAGCGCGATGATTTAAATCCGGAAAAACAAGTTTTTGCGGTTGAAGCGAGTGGAAACTTAGCCGATGCGATGAAGGGAGCAGATGTATTTTTAGGGGTGAGTGTGCCGGGGGTATTAACCCCAGAAATGGTGAAAACAATGGCAAAAGATCCGATCGTTTTTGCGATGGCTAACCCAATTCCGGAAATTCAACCCGAATTAATTG belongs to Gloeothece citriformis PCC 7424 and includes:
- a CDS encoding malic enzyme-like NAD(P)-binding protein, producing the protein MVNLTPNPSYSLTLRVELPNRTGNLAAVAQAIANVGGSLGQISLIERTLKISKRELTVDASSTEHAEQIVAAVKAIPDVKVLKISDRTFDLHRQGKISIESRIPLASQSDLAMAYTPGVGRICKAIADEPEKVFSLTIKNNTVAIVTDGSAVLGLGNLGPEAALPVMEGKAMLFKEFAGVDAFPICLATQDTEAIIATVKNIAPVFGGVNLEDISAPRCFEVERRLREELDIPVFHDDQHGTAIVSLAALINALKFTAKSIEAVKIVINGAGAAGIAIAYLLKKAGAQDIWLCDSKGILSKKRDDLNPEKQVFAVEASGNLADAMKGADVFLGVSVPGVLTPEMVKTMAKDPIVFAMANPIPEIQPELIDSDVAVVATGRSDYPNQINNVLAFPGLFRGALDCRAKVLTDNMYLEAAKAIASLITPPSLARDNIVPSVFDSRVATAVASAVQFAARKDGVARQ